A single window of Leishmania panamensis strain MHOM/PA/94/PSC-1 chromosome 35 sequence DNA harbors:
- a CDS encoding hypothetical protein (TriTrypDB/GeneDB-style sysID: LpmP.35.1490) — MHDSRRVSTMTTSSGDAAPLSVEARVAAVRQRRLAREARAFGAAVVAVSASAKPTSLPHRLTERERNNVTPPCQPHTMPSLPLQPIPLTSMFTMTSPPETSPLAVRSSVAQFALESSSAKGVSKVVEAVGVDTRRPPRTASYAASSTETSDRTTYYSNGSSSAATTERPAPDGRIAALHRFPSSTSSAFTAAFSESVSSKHSFTVVSVCDSSPSNPIRHAPMNAKSDSTQRGRGQCAEAEMPSPPYRLIDDTRTARRLFSTDTESSTYVTPRGTVVDTIRITNPENNKGRHFFPTFSVQRRLMATVEEDSGRCTSIASTPETIASPSLMKMQTVSPKKTISSTGPSTSSRGIDKRTDIDASHLCSTDVVSLSRAVPSLRSFAPFSRSSTTRSQRSCASPQPLSEDESWPISRDSIEAGVCLRQDSPHTRRAQSTYREGSLSGRVTSALSALPPGNRNERPRSASACRDTTFRSPFSAKMPSFSSFGHRMSPTVANRAAPSSCHTRTSSLLLRSAVYPVFLATTTRSRYNLLDDTTTTSATESAERDIITEELAMQRRLSRLKLELAQQRVEWRRRGGHTSSL, encoded by the coding sequence ATGCATGACAGCAGGCGAGTAAGTACTATGACCACATCATCCGGggatgcagcgccgctctctGTGGAGGCGCGTGTGGCAGCtgtgcgccagcgccgcctggcgCGAGAGGCGCGAGCATTCGGCGCGGCGGTAGTGGCAGTGAGTGCATCTGCTAAGCCTACGAGTTTGCCCCATAGGCTCACCGAACGGGAAAGGAATAACGTGACACCTCCCTGTCAGCCGCACACCATGCCCTCGTTGCCGCTACAACCTATTCCACTCACGTCGATGTTCACCATGACCTCTCCACCAGAGACCTCTCCGCTGGCAGTCAGGTCTTCTGTTGCGCAGTTTGCCTTGGAATCCAGCTCCGCTAAAGGGGTAAGCAAGGTCGTCGAGGCTGTTGGTGTCGACACGCGTAGGCCACCACGCACAGCAAGCTACGCAGCTTCGTCCACGGAAACGAGCGATCGCACAACGTATTATTCAAACggctcgagcagcgccgccacgactGAGCGACCTGCGCCGGATGGCAGGattgcggcgctgcatcgctttccctcttcgaCGTCCTCCGCCTTTACAGCCGCATTTTCAGAGTCGGTGTCATCCAAGCACTCCTTCACTGTTGTCTCTGTATGCGACAGCTCGCCATCGAACCCGATCAGGCACGCACCGATGAATGCTAAGAGTGACTCTACGCAGCGAGGTCGAGGGCAGTGTGCTGAGGCTGAAATGCCATCACCTCCCTACCGCCTGATCGATGATACCCGGACAGCCCGCCGGCTCTTCTCTACCGACACGGAATCTTCTACGTATGTCACGCCGCGTGGTACCGTGGTGGACACTATCCGCATTACAAATCCTGAAAACAATAAGGGGCGGCATTTTTTCCCTACCTTCTCCGTGCAACGGCGGCTTATGGCGACCGTCGAGGAGGACTCTGGGCGTTGCACCTCTATTGCCTCGACTCCAGAGACGATTGCATCGCCATCATTGATGAAAATGCAGACTGTTTCGCCGAAGAAAACAATTTCCTCGACCGGACCAAGCACTTCTTCTCGTGGCATCGATAAGCGTACCGATATCGACGCATCACACCTATGCTCCACGGACgttgtctctctttcacgGGCTGTCCCCTCCCTTCGCTCCTTCGCACCGTTTTCCCGCTCCAGCACCACTCGGTcacagaggagctgcgcgtcCCCGCAGCCCCTCTCCGAAGACGAGTCGTGGCCGATCTCTCGGGACTCCATCGAAGCTGGTGTGTGTCTTCGCCAAGACAGCCCACACACAAGACGCGCGCAGAGCACGTATCGCGAGGGGTCACTCTCGGGGCGCGTGACCTCTGCCTTAAGTGCCTTGCCACCTGGTAATCGTAATGAACGGCCACGCTCCGCGTCTGCATGCCGTGACACGACATTCAGATCACCCTTTTCCGCGAAGATGCCCAGCTTTTCGTCATTTGGGCACCGTATGTCACCCACAGTGGCGAAccgcgcggcgccgtcgtcatgTCATACCAGAACATCTTCTCTACTTCTCAGAAGTGCCGTTTACCCCGTCTTCCTCGCCACAACAACCCGCTCGAGGTACAATCTGCTCGATGACACCACCACGACGTCGGCAACAGAGTCTGCCGAGCGCGACATCATcacggaggagctggcgatgCAGCGTCGGCTGAGCCGCTTGAAGTTGGAGTTAGCGCAACAACGGGTGGAGTGGCGGAGACGTGGTGGGCACACTAGTTCCCTGTGA
- a CDS encoding hypothetical protein (TriTrypDB/GeneDB-style sysID: LpmP.35.1500) encodes MSRTLGLPTMLAPLPLSNLAASTPHSTNSCVMAPTTLTMVPSLSLENDFKRDTEDPNCQRSGGGVVGQDNHAPAVSTRSLIGVCGSVLPEKKGGLPKAGHIGVCYRQDLYVFGGVNSKGQFSNHVFCHEKRTLLWRETRGIGVVPRGRANHAGVLIGSKIYIHGGHRQLEVFDDLFAYEVETTRWEKIACERSQGPGPVFLHAMVYIPPLHSLLVLGGIHQREQNSWLGHLFDLRNRVWTGVPPPPSVSAQHLQLVTVAYHAPSAMVVVLGLMEMNVLEDNTAPTPHVHLFQPSTFLWRRVETRTAPESPLPFCMEDTWEPLLHILIPGGGGVYDPFLESWMFPLPSTVTDDTNDDDALGQRPSKASVVLPPVPQNKYGFLVLDLRRMSWSLVSCNVSRKLVAKLNAVNRVTREKMERIVMRNPAAAAALALAGSSSHSNSPVHQPVNGGSVLGLSRTSLDHGASGVATRRPSGFRHQPSQWQRHSSSSTSLPWARASATRTSMGSGNTDSKTAALLSASRYRRLFFFDDAPEFMRKYTLVAVRDEAAKSGRLRPLQYVVLHGGLTEPTDYAMLMFTPMVTWLDANGAVPAGGTCRKSRSDSLCGQGAANLGSWRGSACIQSFGASNDDYEDEDFDDDASLVCSGASTSARTSQRDYRSTVPYAPPREVEGLIHSRAGRDSDEDEDDVNGEEQLNSGGAMRRSFLLPTLQCGRTSRNYCRFALQFAPGNSVQKESLLPYLNIPVAVLQTPGDVQKWSRHYYTDQRRWLSGRLKDALLEDRKLRRLRQVNKARQAQMTTVSGAGASVSLAGSAAHEDESNDELESFMEGLYFMESLTGDPRTHSGANSSGLLANEDQLSLDAAAAAVTRAEAQKKRVCDFFEEHGLDVFDEDRDLQSPQGQTQMRTTPTKLSGNEAKHDGRQKDPRPKERTAVAEGANEKATKRSEASPLVPNSGAPDAFVPLVSESQMADPCFERLRTKVRQDGGRERMAVTLFHDLFINGLAGGAPGAALDFRNLAAYALLNGLMARLRADGDLHETHRRRAQLRWRFLRAVVRTGEAVYLLYLASQADFKMKGTVVTGTPSLLLAPDLYFVGPSQAYRVPCKPVPYNLAASSAPPLASSSRLAQMTASGMVVYHSLK; translated from the coding sequence ATGTCAAGGACCCTTGGGCTGCCCACGATGcttgcaccgctgcctctgtCCAACCTAGCTGCCTCTACACCTCACTCCACGAATAGCTGTGTCATGGCACCTACAACGCTGACAATGGTACCCAGCCTTAGCTTGGAGAATGATTTCAAGAGGGACACAGAGGACCCCAATTGTCaacgcagcggtggcggcgttgtTGGGCAGGACAACCACGCGCCCGCTGTTTCAACGCGCTCTCTTATCGGCGTGTGCGGGAGTGTGCTGCCGGAAAAGAAAGGTGGCCTGCCCAAGGCCGGTCACATCGGGGTGTGCTACCGCCAAGACCTGTACGTCTTCGGTGGTGTGAACAGCAAAGGACAGTTTAGCAACCACGTCTTTTGCCACGAGAAGCGCACACTCCTCTGGCGGGAGACTCGCGGCATCGGCGTCGTCCCGCGTGGCCGCGCCAACCACGCCGGCGTTCTCATTGGCAGCAAAATATACATCCATGGTGGCCACCGTCAGCTCGAGGTGTTTGACGACCTCTTTGCCTACGAGGTCGAGACAACTCGATGGGAGAAGATTGCTTGCGAACGGTCGCAGGGACCGGGGCCGGTGTTTTTGCACGCTATGGTGTACATCCCCCCCTTACATAGTCTCCTCGTCCTTGGCGGCATTCATCAGCGGGAGCAAAACAGCTGGCTAGGGCACCTATTTGATCTTCGAAACCGCGTCTGGACTGgtgtgccaccaccgccctctgTTAGCGCACAGCATCTGCAGCTCGTGACGGTCGCGTACCACGCCCCCTccgcgatggtggtggtttTGGGACTGATGGAGATGAACGTACTGGAGGATAACACCGCCCCTACGCCACACGTGCACTTATTTCAGCCATCGACGTTTCTGTGGCGGCGGGTTGAGACGAGGACTGCACCGGAGAGCCCGCTACCATTTTGCATGGAGGACACGTGGGAGCCACTGCTCCATATTCTCATccccggcggcggcggcgtgtaCGACCCGTTTCTGGAGAGCTGGATGTTTCCTCTTCCGTCGACAGTGACAGATGACACCAATGACGATGACGCGCTGGGGCAGAGGCCTTCCAAGGCAAGTGTGGTGCTGCCTCCCGTGCCGCAAAACAAGTACGGCTTTCTCGTGCTGGATTTAAGGCGAATGTCGTGGTCGCTGGTGTCGTGCAACGTGTCGCGCAAATTAGTAGCGAAGCTGAATGCAGTGAACCGAGTGACGCGGGAGAAGATGGAGCGAATTGTAATGCGCAAccctgcagccgctgctgctctcgcctTGGCCGGGAGCTCTTCGCACAGCAACTCGCCTGTGCATCAGCCTGTAAATGGCGGCAGTGTCTTGGGTCTATCCAGAACGTCTCTGGACCACGGTGCCAGCGGGGTCGCGACCAGGCGACCGTCGGGGTTCCGACATCAACCGtcgcagtggcagcgacacagctcctcctctacaAGTTTGCCGTGGGCACGCGCGTCAGCAACTCGTACCAGCATGGGCTCCGGTAATACCGACAGCAAGACGGCCGCCCTCCTCAGTGCGTCACGGTACCGccgtctcttcttcttcgatgATGCGCCAGAGTTCATGCGCAAGTATACGCTTGTCGCGGTGCGTGATGAAGCGGCCAAATCGGGAAGGCTACGTCCACTGCAGTACGTCGTCTTACACGGTGGACTGACGGAGCCGACCGACTACGCGATGCTGATGTTTACACCGATGGTCACGTGGCTGGATGCCAATGGTGCTGTACCTGCAGGTGGCACGTGTCGGAAGTCGCGCTCAGATTCGCTTTGCGGACAGGGTGCTGCAAATTTGGGGTCTTGGCGCGGTTCAGCGTGCATTCAGAGCTTTGGTGCTTCGAATGACGACTACGAAGACGAAGATTTTGATGATGACGCATCACTtgtgtgcagcggcgcctcaaCTTCGGCGCGCACAAGTCAGAGAGACTATCGCAGCACAGTGCCGTACGCACCGccgagggaggtggagggccTGATACACTCACGAGCCGGCAGGGACAGTGACGAAGATGAGGACGACGTCAATGGCGAGGAGCAACtcaacagcggcggtgcgATGCGCAGGTCTTTTCTGCTCCCGACTCTGCAGTGCGGACGGACAAGCCGCAACTATTGCAGGTTTGCCCTCCAGTTTGCACCGGGGAACAGCGTGCAGAaggagtcgctgctgccgtaccTGAACATCCCCGTTGCAGTCTTACAAACCCCGGGTGATGTGCAGAAATGGTCGCGTCACTACTACACTGACCAGCGGCGATGGCTCTCGGGGCGGCTCAAGGATGCCCTGCTCGAGGATCGAAAGCTGCGGCGTCTTCGGCAGGTCAACAAGGCGCGCCAGGCGCAGATGACGACGGTGTCTGGTGCTGGCGCCAGCGTTTCACTGGCGGGCTCGGCAGCGCACGAAGACGAGAGCAACGACGAATTGGAATCCTTTATGGAGGGTCTCTACTTCATGGAGTCCTTGACCGGCGACCCTCGCACGCATAGCGGCGCCAACTCATCCGGTTTGCTCGCCAACGAGGATCAGCTATCGcttgacgctgctgctgccgcggtgacACGAGCAGAGGCCCAGAAGAAGCGAGTTTGTGACTTTTTCGAGGAGCACGGACTCGACGTATTCGACGAGGACAGAGATCTACAGTCACCGCAGGGGCAGACCCAGATGCGCACGACGCCGACGAAGTTGAGCGGCAACGAGGCAAAGCACGACGGGCGGCAGAAGGACCCAAGGCCTAAGGAGAGGACTGCCGTTGCGGAGGGCGCGAACGAGAAGGCGACCAAACGGTCGGAGGCGTCACCGCTGGTACCGAACTCTGGAGCCCCCGACGCTTTCGTGCCTTTAGTGAGTGAGTCGCAGATGGCAGACCCATGCTTTGAGCGACTGCGCACGAAGGTGCGGCAGGACGGAGGCAGAGAACGAATGGCAGTTACGCTCTTTCACGACTTGTTCATCAATGGGCTCGCTGGGGGAGCACCAGGTGCGGCGCTGGATTTTAGGAACCTGGCAGCCTACGCTCTGCTGAACGGCTTGATGGCACGCCTCCGAGCAGATGGAGACCTCCACGAGACGCACCGGCGTCGAGCGCAGCTCCGGTGGCGCTTTCTCCGTGCTGTTGTGCGCACCGGCGAGGCTGTCTACTTGCTTTACCTTGCGAGTCAAGCGGATTTTAAGATGAAGGGCACCGTGGTGACCGGCACGCCGAGTCTCCTGCTCGCCCCAGACCTATATTTTGTCGGTCCATCTCAGGCCTACCGAGTTCCTTGCAAACCAGTCCCGTACAATCTTGCGGCGTCATCAGCACCACCCCTGGCGTCGTCATCCAGGCTTGCGCAGATGACAGCGAGCGGCATGGTGGTGTACCACTCACTGAAGTGA
- a CDS encoding hypothetical protein (TriTrypDB/GeneDB-style sysID: LpmP.35.1510), translated as MPRLRPLNSLCPIALRQSNSWHSITCTRVSASIREIHQSPASIPDLAAAASSDKLMHTASTGSSSDSCGKANNQPLQNPMELLSSVFQHHPSALRLHRELTIALADGDSARAADLASVLASTIQRIVAAQEAGPSDVAAPPKGSENAKHVYQSDIPRAGLEDIEEAMEKTRESLLHQATVLKGTSVVSDAVAGAVPPGPTSAERPLSFWRDPEQLCVTVLESTFETEVLGGESQDTLTPAGNRAAEHEAEQVRILDAYLEKEAARWKAQKAAIAKIVLDVARALRLTPEDLQSFEGTFASAAESAAAEASERKLNVLRHSNLVIRGEMPSSASPTSSSETLTEGVAAELRALEERMSSLGQPLTPSELCMARYEIQMGKSKMRYVVGVHKELQLALDHSAALQRLLTQKTTPEVTFSTGTEVFMAEVIRALNEGADAYSASLTAAGTQLTVNDINAREAVETPVLPFTFMLKCSLWFTTAPPSSSG; from the coding sequence ATGCCACGTCTTAGGCCGCTGAATTCGCTGTGCCCCATCGCACTTCGGCAGTCGAATTCGTGGCATAGTATCACCTGCACACGCGTGTCCGCCAGCATTCGTGAGATTCACCAGTCTCCAGCATCGATCCCTGAcctcgctgcagccgcttcttCCGATAAGCTGATGCACACAGCATCaactggcagcagcagtgatagCTGCGGAAAGGCGAATAACCAACCACTGCAGAATCCAATGGAGCTCCTGTCGAGCGTGTTCCAGCACCATCCGTCCGCACTGCGGTTACACCGCGAACTCACTATCGCTCTCGCCGATGGCGACTCGGCGCGGGCAGCGGACTTGGCCAGCGTGCTTGCCAGCACCATTCAGCGCATAGTggcagcgcaggaggcggGGCCAAGTGACGTTGCTGCCCCACCTAAAGGTTCCGAGAACGCGAAGCACGTCTACCAGAGCGACATCCCTAGGGCGGGTCTCGAAGATATAGAGGAGGCTATGGAAAAGACACGCGAATCACTCCTTCATCaggcgacggtgctgaaGGGCACTAGCGTGGTCAGCGACGCGGTGGCTGGTGCTGTCCCGCCTGGGCCCACGTCTGCGGAGCGGCCGCTTTCTTTTTGGCGCGATCCGGAGCAGCTCTGTGTTACTGTTTTGGAGTCCACGTTCGAGACGGAGGTGCTCGGTGGAGAGTCGCAGGATACGCTAACACCGGCCGGTAACCGGGCAGCGGAGCACGAGGCAGAGCAGGTGCGCATCCTCGACGCCTACTTGGAAAAGGAAGCTGCACGCTGGAAGGCACAGAAGGCGGCCATCGCGAAGATCGTTCTCGATGTGGCTCGCGCCTTACGTCTCACTCCAGAAGACTTGCAATCCTTCGAGGGAACCTTTGCTTCTGCAGCCGAATCAGCGGCTGCAGAGGCGAGTGAGCGGAAGCTCAATGTTCTGCGTCACAGCAACCTTGTTATTCGTGGTGAAATGCCCTCTTCGGCATCTCCCACCTCGTCTTCGGAGACTCTTACTGAGGGTgtggcggcagagctgcgcgcaCTGGAGGAACGAATGTCTTCTCTTGGACAGCCGCTGACACCGTCAGAGCTGTGCATGGCACGCTACGAGATCCAGATGGGGAAGTCGAAGATGCGGTACGTCGTCGGGGTGCACAAGGAGCTACAGCTGGCCCTCGaccacagcgctgcgctgcagaggtTGCTTACACAGAAGACAACTCCAGAGGTTACGTTTTCCACGGGTACGGAGGTGTTCATGGCAGAGGTGATTCGCGCTCTGAACGAGGGGGCCGATGCGTACAGTGCGAGTCTAACAGCGGCGGGCACGCAGCTGACGGTGAATGACATAAATGCGCGAGAGGCTGTGGAGACACCAGTGCTCCCCTTCACGTTCATGCTCAAGTGCTCTTTGTGGTTTACCACTGCACCACCTTCGTCCTCAGGCTAA
- a CDS encoding hypothetical protein (TriTrypDB/GeneDB-style sysID: LpmP.35.1480) gives MSAIPSHGAADHEVDPVQRTQLYVQDHQLNELFGHLLQLVLYHRPDDPRAFLAEEVRKIREEKLTSPLFTERDLETMFEMIDVTAQRWITVTQLRNTCRNLATASSTSTVSTSGGGLTAEQEAVIAAAGDAAGHVTIENFKEVLSSLLLTKNIWS, from the coding sequence ATGTCGGCTATCCCATCCCACGGCGCAGCCGACCACGAGGTTGACCCTGTGCAGCGCACCCAGCTGTACGTTCAAGACCACCAGCTGAATGAGCTTTTTGGGCATCTGCTCCAACTCGTCCTCTATCACCGCCCTGATGACCCGCGGGCCTTTCTCgctgaggaggtgcgcaagaTTCGTGAGGAAAAACTCAcctcgccgctcttcacAGAACGAGATCTCGAGACGATGTTTGAGATGATTGATGTgacagcgcagcgctggatAACggtcacgcagctgcgcaataCGTGCCGCAACCTTGCGACAGCCTCGTCAACGAGCACCGTAAGCACCAGTGGCGGCGGTCTTACAGCAGAGCAGGAAGCTGTCATTGCCGCTGCAGGTGACGCTGCGGGACACGTTACCATAGAGAACTTCAAGGAGGTACTGTCTTCGCTGTTACTCACCAAGAACATATGGTCTTAG